Part of the Pedobacter roseus genome is shown below.
AAAGGTCATTGTACTATCGGCAAATACATTTTCTTCCGAAAGCACTTCCACCTGTGAATCGAGGAAACCACCTTTTTTGCAGGAGAACAACAACATCCCGACTAATAATGCGATTGCTATTGTAAATATTTTAGTTTTCATATCTTTTAAATTTATAGTCCAAATTGTATCCCGAAGTTCAATACGCGTTGTTGAGGATATTCACCTGCTGATGCCGTTAATGCTGATTCAGGATCGATAAATGATGGAATTTTAGTGTAAATGATGCCCATATTATAACCATTGGCATAAACACGGATATTATTTACATGTAGTTTCCTGGCAAAAGACGAAGGAATCCTGTAGCCCACTTCAAAATTCTTCCACCTGATATAATCGCCCTGAACATACCAGAAGGTAGACCAGTAGTTTCCCGAACCATCAAAACCATTTTGCGCACTTCCCGAAAGCTCTGGAAATGAAGCTGAACCTGCCGTTACCGGTGTCCATCTGCCCAGGTTCCAGGGAACCGAAACCCGGTCCGGACGTGCGTAAGCCAACGCCCCCCTGTTCATGTTGATGATGTAATCGAATGAACCCTGAAACAGTGTTGAGACATCAAAACCTTTATAAGAAAATCCAAAACTTAAACCTCCTGTATAATTTGGGTTATTATTACCGATGTATTGCTTGTCGTTGGCATCAATTATACCATCTCCTGTTAAATCTTTATATTTTATAGCGCCCAATTGCAGGGTGGATAATGGAACCGAGGCCGCTAAACGGGGAGCATTGTATAAGTCGGATAAACTTTCATAATAACCATCGGCAGTGTACTGAAAAACAGCCCCTACCGGTTTACCTGTTAAGGCCAAGCCATCATAAAGGAAAGCTGGCTCATCTCTGTATAATACCTTGTTTTTAGCGTAGGTAACATTTCCATTTACGAAAAACTCAAAATTAGCTCCGATTTTATCACGATAAGTTAAATCGACTTCGTATCCGGTATTATGTACGCGGCCTAAATTATATGGAGGTAATGTTGCACCAAAAGATGCAGGCACCAAACCTGGTGTAGTAAAAATATCCTTGGTTATTTTATTGAAATAATCTAAGGTTAAAGACAGTTTACTTCCGAAAAACTTAGCATCCAAACCAACATCCAAATCATTAACGGTCATCCATTTTACATTTTGGTTAGAAAGGGTCGGCTCAACAATACCGGTATAAGACTGTGGTGTTTCGCCAAAAACAATACCGCTTGCACCAGTTGAATAGCTTTTTTGATAAATTAAACTTGATACACCGATATTGTCGTTCCCGGTTATACCATAAGAAGCCCTTAGTTTTAAGAAGCTGATAAACTTTAAATTGTCCTTAACAAATTTTTCTTCACTGATATTCCACCCGATACTCGCCGCAGGGAACCAGGCAAAACGGTTGTTTTCGCTAAACCTGTCAGATCCATTATAAGCAGCAGTTAAATCCAGCAGGTATTTTTGCTTGTAGGCATAGGTAGCTTTACCGGTAAAACCTTGTATATTATATGGATCGATTAAAGTAACAGTGGTTGTACCTACAGGTAAAATGTTGGTACGCGTTTGGTTGATCAGGGCCACAGCACTCACATTATGATCTCCAAAGCTTCGGTTGTAGTTCAACCCTCCACGTATGGTGGTGGTGCGCCTTGTATTGTTAAAAACGGTACTCCTGCTTAAAACCCCCATCCGGTAGAGGTTTGGTGTAGTAGGGTTGTATTTCTGAGTAGCCGGATCATAGCTATATGCTAAAATTTCGCTTGATGCGCGGGTTAGATTCCGGGTAAAACTATAATCTCCGGTATAAGATACCAGGAAGTTGGCTGATAATCCTGGCGTAACCATATCCAACAATTGA
Proteins encoded:
- a CDS encoding SusC/RagA family TonB-linked outer membrane protein; this encodes MKKIIKTIILFVALMVCNRTFAQTSKTITGTVGDGNGPIPAATIFEKEFTSNGVSTDEKGRFTLKLRGSQAVIVVKSVGYLSQEINVSAKSSISVILKDDAKGLEDVVVLGVGQSAKKITVTGAVSSISGEKIRQSPSASLQNSLAGRLPGFFSQQRSGQPGNDGAAFQIRGISTYAGGTTPLVIVDDVEVSADQISSIDNNEVESVTILKDASTTAVYGIRGANGVVIITTRRGQSGKPALNVKNESGLQMPTQRPVVNSGYTTLNLFRERLAGLYNNPATLYPNFFSGDNLQHYLTNDDPYNHPNVNWWDEVIKKVSLQNKINFDISGGTEKVKYFVNLGYLYQGGLFKDFSEGQGYNSNYLYNRYNFRSNVDITPNKNLKIKIDLSGKFGVTNEPNDKPWNNGGTIFQYLWNGELSSFLYPIYWPNGLIASSAATGTKPNPVANLMYSGYNRSYNNNIAAATSANQLLDMVTPGLSANFLVSYTGDYSFTRNLTRASSEILAYSYDPATQKYNPTTPNLYRMGVLSRSTVFNNTRRTTTIRGGLNYNRSFGDHNVSAVALINQTRTNILPVGTTTVTLIDPYNIQGFTGKATYAYKQKYLLDLTAAYNGSDRFSENNRFAWFPAASIGWNISEEKFVKDNLKFISFLKLRASYGITGNDNIGVSSLIYQKSYSTGASGIVFGETPQSYTGIVEPTLSNQNVKWMTVNDLDVGLDAKFFGSKLSLTLDYFNKITKDIFTTPGLVPASFGATLPPYNLGRVHNTGYEVDLTYRDKIGANFEFFVNGNVTYAKNKVLYRDEPAFLYDGLALTGKPVGAVFQYTADGYYESLSDLYNAPRLAASVPLSTLQLGAIKYKDLTGDGIIDANDKQYIGNNNPNYTGGLSFGFSYKGFDVSTLFQGSFDYIINMNRGALAYARPDRVSVPWNLGRWTPVTAGSASFPELSGSAQNGFDGSGNYWSTFWYVQGDYIRWKNFEVGYRIPSSFARKLHVNNIRVYANGYNMGIIYTKIPSFIDPESALTASAGEYPQQRVLNFGIQFGL